A section of the Verrucomicrobiota bacterium genome encodes:
- a CDS encoding helicase-related protein — protein sequence MPDLLPGTEVTARGLRWELVNTQNLGGQILHRLRGIEGAFAGQELDLLGPFDEITPVTRALRPEKPASLPNWLAFHQAFLLEQAFGMDALSAVQPGRLRIEPYQLVPVLRALRLSRVRLLLADGVGLGKTIQAGLLLTELIARRIAHRILIVSPSGPLLAQWGMEMSHRFGLRFQVIDRQSLDEVRRSTELGAIPFDHISLGLASIDFLKQEKVLEDLERSSYDVVIIDEAHHCMEVGGDDRDASLRRRLAEVLARRSDALILATATPHDGNDRSFASICELLDPSLVDGRGALRGDRYRQHVVRRLKKHILTESGAPRFKERDVEPCPVRARSGTHDRFIELHQQLIALIAPELRKALRSRRYSDVLSFISLLKRSVSTVAACKATLEAVRDRFRSIQTETAETQESRKQRLRSLRELNRTLERFGTVSLDQEAEQQTLEVEDLAQQLFALEREVGSEARHLRRYANMADALDALIRIAESATGQDPKLAAVIAQVQSIRAPEPRANVLIYTEYTDSQAALVAALQQAGVGPVITMSGEDDEKARATATDRFRNEDNLILVSTDAAAEGLNLHQRCHHLLHLELPFNPNRLEQRNGRIDRFGQEQTPMVRYLFLCGTFEQRILLRLIAKYERQRKLLTFVPNTLGVTASAEATAERLLTGLVEQEASLFQREEPVFDLVSGQENSGADSATRELLEEIDRSLQGFERAATANTWLGAEGLNAEASLFKEADQARQRGAHLNSVDLARFVRDAVLLEGGDVRDISPDITEMTLPPAWMPGLKDTPGIDVDTRTVRLTTKLEIIQDSQKRDVGFLGRAHPLVRRALDRVRHLALGGTATSVDQRISAVVGDLPQPALLFTFLGRLLSRAGREFEQVLAILVRPPASAEFIADSGQWLRLADPANAMNTRDVWQNHFVNWAQDAEATAIAAARRHFHPIAADVLNRRRTELRRDRERLHEWLEFREREIIADRGQSAVQQELLASARSQSPQPQLADWARLTVPLDRLSGFAGDNAQPVALRHEAQTVLSLFKKRRDDFDARDAMRDPEITTLGMLMIVPRNKQMEKGAS from the coding sequence ATGCCAGACCTTCTTCCAGGAACCGAAGTAACTGCCCGTGGCCTGCGATGGGAACTGGTCAATACCCAGAATCTTGGTGGTCAGATTCTTCACCGGCTGCGCGGCATTGAAGGCGCCTTCGCCGGTCAGGAATTGGATCTGCTTGGTCCATTTGACGAAATTACCCCGGTCACCCGCGCCTTGCGCCCGGAAAAACCCGCTTCACTCCCAAACTGGCTGGCTTTCCATCAGGCCTTTCTTCTGGAACAGGCGTTTGGCATGGATGCCCTTAGCGCTGTCCAACCCGGACGGCTGCGTATCGAGCCCTACCAATTGGTGCCCGTGCTCCGGGCCCTGCGATTGTCCCGCGTCCGGCTGCTGCTTGCTGACGGTGTTGGCCTTGGTAAAACCATTCAGGCCGGTCTTCTGCTCACTGAACTTATTGCCCGCCGGATTGCCCATCGCATCCTGATCGTGTCGCCTTCGGGCCCCTTGCTTGCCCAGTGGGGGATGGAAATGTCCCACCGCTTTGGTTTACGATTCCAGGTTATTGATCGCCAGTCCCTGGATGAGGTGCGGCGCAGTACCGAACTCGGCGCCATTCCATTCGACCATATCTCTCTTGGCCTGGCCTCCATTGACTTTCTGAAACAGGAAAAAGTGCTCGAAGACCTGGAACGCTCTTCATACGACGTCGTGATCATAGACGAAGCCCATCACTGCATGGAAGTCGGCGGAGATGATCGTGACGCCTCGCTCCGCCGCCGGCTCGCCGAGGTGCTCGCGCGCCGTTCCGATGCCCTGATCCTCGCGACCGCCACGCCGCATGATGGCAATGACCGATCGTTTGCTTCCATTTGCGAACTCTTGGACCCCTCGCTGGTGGATGGCCGGGGAGCGCTTCGGGGTGATCGCTACCGCCAGCACGTCGTGCGCCGGCTAAAGAAGCATATCCTTACCGAAAGCGGCGCACCCCGCTTCAAGGAACGCGACGTCGAGCCGTGTCCGGTCCGCGCGCGCAGCGGTACCCATGATCGGTTCATAGAACTGCATCAGCAACTCATCGCCTTGATCGCGCCGGAGCTTCGCAAGGCCCTGCGCAGCCGTCGTTACAGTGACGTACTTTCCTTCATTTCGCTGCTCAAGCGCAGTGTATCCACGGTTGCCGCATGCAAAGCCACCCTCGAAGCTGTGCGTGACCGCTTCCGTTCCATCCAGACCGAGACGGCAGAAACCCAAGAGAGTCGCAAGCAGCGGCTTCGCTCGTTGCGTGAACTGAATCGTACCCTCGAACGCTTTGGCACCGTCAGCCTCGATCAGGAAGCCGAGCAACAAACGCTTGAGGTTGAAGACCTTGCACAACAACTTTTTGCCTTGGAGCGCGAAGTCGGTTCCGAGGCGCGCCACCTGCGCCGCTATGCCAATATGGCGGACGCGCTGGATGCCCTGATCCGCATTGCCGAATCCGCCACCGGGCAGGATCCCAAGCTGGCGGCGGTTATCGCCCAAGTGCAATCCATTCGTGCTCCCGAACCCCGCGCTAACGTCCTGATCTATACGGAATACACCGATAGCCAGGCTGCCTTGGTCGCCGCGCTGCAACAGGCCGGCGTCGGCCCGGTCATTACCATGAGCGGTGAGGATGATGAAAAGGCCCGCGCCACTGCCACCGACCGCTTCCGCAATGAGGACAACCTGATTCTCGTCAGCACGGACGCTGCCGCCGAAGGCTTGAATCTTCACCAGCGCTGCCACCATCTCTTGCATCTTGAACTTCCATTCAATCCCAACCGGCTGGAACAGCGCAACGGACGCATTGACCGTTTCGGACAGGAGCAGACTCCCATGGTGCGGTATCTCTTCTTATGCGGCACGTTCGAGCAGCGCATTCTGCTGCGCTTGATTGCCAAGTATGAGCGCCAGCGCAAGCTGCTCACCTTCGTGCCCAATACCCTCGGCGTTACAGCTTCAGCCGAGGCGACCGCCGAGCGCCTGCTCACCGGCCTGGTCGAACAAGAGGCCTCCTTGTTCCAGCGTGAAGAACCGGTATTTGATCTTGTCTCCGGTCAGGAAAATTCCGGCGCGGATTCCGCCACCCGCGAGTTGCTGGAGGAAATTGATCGCAGCCTGCAAGGATTCGAGCGCGCCGCCACCGCCAATACCTGGCTGGGGGCGGAGGGGCTTAATGCTGAGGCCTCGCTGTTCAAAGAAGCCGACCAGGCCCGCCAGCGCGGTGCGCACTTGAACAGCGTGGACCTTGCCCGTTTCGTTCGCGACGCCGTCCTCCTCGAAGGCGGCGACGTTCGCGATATTTCGCCTGACATTACGGAGATGACCCTCCCGCCCGCTTGGATGCCGGGGCTCAAGGATACCCCCGGCATTGACGTGGATACCCGTACTGTTCGGCTCACGACGAAGCTGGAAATCATCCAGGACTCTCAAAAACGTGACGTCGGCTTCCTTGGGCGCGCGCATCCGCTGGTTCGCCGGGCTCTTGATCGGGTGCGGCACCTTGCATTGGGCGGCACGGCCACTTCCGTGGATCAACGCATTAGCGCGGTTGTTGGCGACCTGCCGCAACCCGCATTGCTTTTCACCTTCCTCGGGCGTCTGCTCAGCCGCGCGGGGCGCGAGTTTGAACAAGTACTTGCGATTCTGGTTCGACCACCCGCCAGTGCTGAATTTATTGCGGATAGCGGGCAATGGCTCCGCCTCGCTGATCCGGCCAACGCCATGAACACCCGCGACGTGTGGCAGAACCACTTTGTAAACTGGGCGCAGGATGCCGAAGCCACGGCTATTGCCGCCGCCCGAAGGCATTTCCACCCCATCGCCGCCGATGTGCTGAATCGCCGCCGCACCGAACTCCGGCGCGATCGTGAGCGCCTGCACGAGTGGCTTGAGTTCCGCGAGCGGGAAATTATCGCGGATCGCGGTCAGTCGGCGGTGCAGCAGGAATTGCTTGCGTCCGCCCGCTCACAATCACCACAACCGCAGCTTGCCGATTGGGCTCGCCTCACTGTTCCGCTGGACCGTCTGTCTGGCTTTGCTGGCGACAATGCCCAACCGGTGGCGTTGCGCCACGAGGCCCAAACTGTCCTCAGCCTGTTTAAAAAACGCCGTGATGATTTCGATGCCCGCGATGCCATGCGCGACCCCGAGATCACTACTTTGGGCATGCTGATGATTGTGCCGCGCAACAAGCAAATGGAGAAAGGAGCCTCATGA